Within the Drosophila melanogaster chromosome 3R genome, the region GTCGGAAAGAGAGTTTTCTCTGTCAGCATTGAGTACAGTGGCTTAATATCCAATGTTGGcgtttttttaagttttcggTAGTAAAGTACTAAGTACTAAGTGCTAGTTAGTTACTATACAGTATTTTGTATTGAATACgtgtaaaatatttagttgtcaataaattttatttttgtttgcaatcTGTCTGCGGTTTGATCCATATAGCTTTAAAAAGTTTGTAATAGGTGGagaacaattttaattgaataacttgatttttgtatttttgccGTAATATGCCCACTGTGCAGCGTGGGATCGGCGCAGGCGCCGGACTTGGCCTGGTCTAGTCTTTTGGCCGTCAGTTGTTGAACTAAAAGCCGCATAGTTGTTGCTGTCAGAGCTTCCTAACTCAATCTGGGGAAGCCGTGACATTGAGTAGCCAAGGGGAAATGTTAGTAGACATTGGAAGTAAGCATAATTTTAGGCGCTGTTTGTTTGACTTGTAGTCAAATATGAGTAATACTTAGTTTACAAGTTCTCCGATGATATAAATCAGATggttttacttttttaaaaaGAGTGCACTTTCTCTGTAAAGCtcattaatttataataaacatTATCAACCCCATCTACAGCAAGCCAACAAGTCGTATACGCAACGTACAAATTGCATTACTCgtttatttgtataatttagtttttaaatacttaaaacataaaaatacgTGAAAATTTATAAGAGTTGAGATATTTAAAACGGATAATTGAAtgttaaagaaaattaatcTCAATTGCACTTACTTATGCACTTATTTTACAATTGTGCGTTTAATTGTCTTTTAAATGTCGAGATGAATGAACAAACCGCCGGATGACATTGCACCCCACTCAATAAAATTCACTTAATTTGGAGCTAGCCGGCTCCGCTGTTGTGGTCTCCGCTTGACCAACtccctgctcctgctgcggATCAGTCTCCCCCTCAGCATCTGCATCCGGATTGTCttccgcttccgtttccggctcGTCCTCCGCCACTCGCGTCCCATCGTCACACACGTTGATGGGCTTGCGCTCcagcagggggcgtggcaggcggCTCAGAAAGGCCGAGCAGTAGGTGCGGATGTTCTCGCACTCACCGGGATTCCGCTTGACCACAAACGCACACGTCTGGATGATGTCATGCAGCGTATTGTCCATGTACTGGAACACCAAgtgctgctcctccgcctcgCCATGCGTAACCACTTTCCCATACAAACTGCCGGCGgtggaaatgaaaagccaATTAGTGGAACACCAAACACGCGCTAAAGTTCATCTCACCCAACTGGTTTTCCGGGAATATTCATTTCCACCTCCTCATATTTGCCAA harbors:
- the CG14854 gene encoding uncharacterized protein, producing the protein MDLFSSLLLCLGIISLPNVFTICIPPNHCIEDMEESDAKERFDYVLGKYEEVEMNIPGKPVGLYGKVVTHGEAEEQHLVFQYMDNTLHDIIQTCAFVVKRNPGECENIRTYCSAFLSRLPRPLLERKPINVCDDGTRVAEDEPETEAEDNPDADAEGETDPQQEQGVGQAETTTAEPASSKLSEFY